One window of Populus nigra chromosome 5, ddPopNigr1.1, whole genome shotgun sequence genomic DNA carries:
- the LOC133693723 gene encoding N-terminal acetyltransferase B complex catalytic subunit NAA20, protein MTTIRRFSCNDLLRFASVNFDHLTETFNMSFYMTYLARWPDYFHVAEGPGNKVMGYIMGKVEGQGESWHGHVTAVTVASEYRRQQLAKKLMNLLEEISDKIDKAYFVDLFVRASNTPAIKMYEKLGYVIYRRVLRYYSGEEDGLDMRKALSRDVGKKSIIPLKRPVTPDELEYD, encoded by the exons ATGACGACTATTCGACGATTCAGCTGCAACGATCTTCTCCGCTTCGCCTCCGTCAATTTCGACCACCTCACCGAAACT TTCAATATGTCATTCTACATGACCTATTTGGCAAGATGGCCCGATTATTTCCATGTCGCTGAAGGTCCAGGAAACAAAGTTATGGGTTACA TAATGGGTAAAGTAGAAGGACAAGGCGAGTCGTGGCATGGTCACGTGACAGCAGTGACTGTGGCCTCAGAATACCGCAGGCAGCAGTTGGCCAAGAAGCTTATGAATCTCTTGGAAGAAATTAGCGACAAGAT TGATAAGGCTTATTTTGTAGATCTTTTTGTGAGAGCATCAAATACACCAGCCATAAAGATGTATGAGAAG CTTGGGTATGTAATCTATAGAAGGGTGCTGCGCTATTATTCAGGGGAGGAAGATGGATTAG ATATGAGGAAAGCTTTATCTCGGGATGTCGGAAAGAAATCTATTATCCCCCTCAAACGGCCTGTCACTCCTGATGAATTGGAGTATGATTAA
- the LOC133694214 gene encoding ent-copalyl diphosphate synthase 1 isoform X1 — translation MSSHYSSIHLLSTVPSTPRSSFSTSDNIHPLPFPAGVWLYGAKDKKDNIHTRCSAISKPRAQEYADLFQQQNGLPLINWPHDIVEDDAEEDAAKVSVAKEISKRAKTIKAMLDMMEDGEISISAYDTAWVALVEDINGSGLPQFPSSLQWIANNQLPDGSWGDAGIFLAHDRLINTLACVVALKSWNLHRDKCEKGMLFFRDNLCKLEDENAEHMPIGFEVAFPSLLAIAKKLDIEVPDDSTFLQEIYARRNLKLKRISKDIMHNVPTTLLHSLEGMRGLDWKQLIKLQCLDGSFLFSPSSTAFALSQTKDKKCLEYLNKAVQRFKGGVPNVYPVDLFEHIWVVDRLQRLGISRYFVSEINECVDYIHRYWTENGICWARNSNVHDIDDTAMGFRILRLHGHRVSADVFKHFEKGGEFFCFAGQSTGAVTGMFNLYRASQVLFPGEKILEDAKEYSFEFLREKQAANELLDKWIITKDLPGEVGFALEIPWYASLPRVETRFFIEQYGGEDDVWIGKTLYRMSYINNSEYLQLAKLDYNNCQALHRIEWENFQKWYEECNLRDFGISRRTLIFSYFLAAASIFEPERSKERLAWATTTVLLDVVGSYFPENHDNSSEQRRAFIHEFSYGISINGRRSGRKKTRQELVKLLLGTLNQLSFGALVVHGRDISHSLRHAWEKWLLIWELEGDRRQGEAELLVQTINLTAGYLVSEELLAHHPQYEQLVDLTNRTCYQLDHYKKNKVHYNGSYSTITSNTDRITTPQIESDMQELVQLVVQNPSDGIDSNIKQTFLQVAKSFYYSAICDPGTLNYHIAKVLFERVP, via the exons aTGTCCTCTCATTACTCCTCCATCCATCTCTTGTCTACGGTACCAAGCACACCAAGGTCTTCCTTTTCAACCTCTGATAATATCCATCCCCTTCCTTTCCCTGCAG GTGTTTGGTTGTATGGGGCTAAAGACAAAAAAGATAACATTCATACAAGGTGCAGTGCTATATCCAAGCCTCGCGCTCAAG AATATGCAGATTTGTTTCAACAACAAAATGGTCTGCCATTGATAAACTGGCCTCACGATATTGTGGAGGATGACGCAGAAGAAGATGCTGCTAAG gTCTCTGTAGCAAAGGAAATAAGCAAGCGTGCCAAAACTATTAAAGCAATGCTGGATATGATGGAGGATGGAGAGATAAGCATCTCAGCATATGACACCGCATGGGTTGCTCTTGTGGAAGATATTAATGGGAGTGGCCTTCCCCAATTCCCATCTAGCCTTCAGTGGATTGCCAACAATCAGCTTCCAGATGGTTCGTGGGGTGACGCGGGAATATTTTTGGCGCATGATAGGTTGATTAATACGCTAGCTTGCGTGGTAGCATTGAAATCTTGGAACTTACATCGAGATAAATGCGAAAAAG ggatgttattttttagagaCAACTTATGCAAGCTTGAAGATGAAAATGCTGAGCACATGCCTATTGGATTTGAAGTTGCTTTCCCTTCACTTCTTGCGATAGCCAAAAAATTAGACATCGAAGTTCCGGATGATTCTACTTTCCTTCAAGAGATTTATGCCAGGAGAAATTTAAAGCTGAAAAG GATTTCCAAGGACATAATGCACAATGTGCCCACAACCCTACTCCATAGCTTGGAAGGAATGCGAGGTCTGGACTGGAAACAGCTTATAAAATTGCAGTGCCTAGATGGGTCATTCTTATTCTCTCCATCCTCTACTGCCTTCGCACTCAGTCAAACTAAAGATAAAAAGTGCTTGGAATATTTGAATAAGGCGGTCCAAAGATTCAAAGGGGGAg TTCCCAATGTCTACCCGGTTGACTTATTTGAGCATATCTGGGTTGTGGATCGCCTGCAGCGTCTTGGAATCTCAAGATATTTCGTCTCAGAGATCAATGAATGTGTCGATTATATTCAtag ATATTGGACTGAAAATGGCATCTGTTGGGCGAGAAATTCTAATGTCCATGATATTGATGACACGGCCATGGGATTCAGGATACTTAGATTACATGGGCACCGGGTTTCTGCCG ATGTGTTCAAGCATTTTGAGAAAGGCGGTGAATTTTTCTGCTTCGCAGGGCAGTCAACAGGTGCTGTTACGGGAATGTTCAACCTGTATAGGGCTTCTCAGGTTCTGTTTCCGGGAGAGAAGATACTTGAGGATGCCAAGGAATATTCATTCGAATTCCTAAGGGAAAAACAAGCTGCTAATGAACTTCTAGATAAGTGGATTATAACGAAGGACTTGCCCGGAGAG GTGGGTTTTGCATTGGAGATTCCATGGTATGCGAGCTTGCCTCGAGTGGAGACTAGATTCTTCATAGAACAGTATGGTGGCGAGGACGACGTGTGGATTGGCAAGACCCTTTACAG AATGTCATATATAAACAACAGTGAGTATCTCCAGCTGGCAAAATTAGACTACAACAACTGCCAAGCATTACATCGCATTGAATgggaaaattttcaaaa GTGGTATGAAGAATGTAATCTAAGAGATTTCGGGATAAGCAGAAGAACCCTTATCTTCTCTTACTTTTTGGCAGCAGCCAGTATCTTTGAGCCGGAAAGGTCCAAAGAGCGACTTGCATGGGCTACCACTACAGTCTTGCTCGACGTTGTCGGCTCTTATTTCCCTGAGAATCATGACAATTCTAGCGAGCAGAGGAGAGCCTTCATACATGAATTCAGTTACGGTATTAGCATAAATGGAAG GAGGTCGGGTAGAAAGAAGACAAGGCAGGAGCTCGTTAAGCTGCTGCTTGGAACCCTAAATCAGCTCTCTTTTGGCGCATTAGTGGTTCACGGTCGAGACATTAGCCACAGTTTACGCCATGCT TGGGAAAAGTGGCTCTTGATCTGGGAATTGGAAGGAGATAGACGCCAAGGGGAAGCAGAACTACTAGTGCAAACAATAAATCTCACCGCTGGCTATTTGGTCTCCGAGGAGCTCTTGGCCCATCATCCTCAATATGAACAACTCGTCGACCTGACAAACAGAACATGCTATCAACTTGATCattacaagaaaaacaag GTACATTACAATGGAAGCTACAGCACTATTACCAGTAATACTGACAGAATTACAACCCCACAAATAGAATCAGACATGCAAGAACTTGTGCAGTTAGTAGTCCAAAATCCCTCAGATGGAATAGATTCTAATATCAAGCAAACGTTCCTTCAAGTAGCCAAGAGTTTTTATTATTCTGCGATCTGTGATCCTGGGACTCTCAACTATCACATAGCTAAAGTGCTCTTTGAGAGAGTGCCTTGA
- the LOC133694214 gene encoding ent-copalyl diphosphate synthase 1 isoform X2, translating to MSSHYSSIHLLSTVPSTPRSSFSTSDNIHPLPFPAGVWLYGAKDKKDNIHTRCSAISKPRAQDLFQQQNGLPLINWPHDIVEDDAEEDAAKVSVAKEISKRAKTIKAMLDMMEDGEISISAYDTAWVALVEDINGSGLPQFPSSLQWIANNQLPDGSWGDAGIFLAHDRLINTLACVVALKSWNLHRDKCEKGMLFFRDNLCKLEDENAEHMPIGFEVAFPSLLAIAKKLDIEVPDDSTFLQEIYARRNLKLKRISKDIMHNVPTTLLHSLEGMRGLDWKQLIKLQCLDGSFLFSPSSTAFALSQTKDKKCLEYLNKAVQRFKGGVPNVYPVDLFEHIWVVDRLQRLGISRYFVSEINECVDYIHRYWTENGICWARNSNVHDIDDTAMGFRILRLHGHRVSADVFKHFEKGGEFFCFAGQSTGAVTGMFNLYRASQVLFPGEKILEDAKEYSFEFLREKQAANELLDKWIITKDLPGEVGFALEIPWYASLPRVETRFFIEQYGGEDDVWIGKTLYRMSYINNSEYLQLAKLDYNNCQALHRIEWENFQKWYEECNLRDFGISRRTLIFSYFLAAASIFEPERSKERLAWATTTVLLDVVGSYFPENHDNSSEQRRAFIHEFSYGISINGRRSGRKKTRQELVKLLLGTLNQLSFGALVVHGRDISHSLRHAWEKWLLIWELEGDRRQGEAELLVQTINLTAGYLVSEELLAHHPQYEQLVDLTNRTCYQLDHYKKNKVHYNGSYSTITSNTDRITTPQIESDMQELVQLVVQNPSDGIDSNIKQTFLQVAKSFYYSAICDPGTLNYHIAKVLFERVP from the exons aTGTCCTCTCATTACTCCTCCATCCATCTCTTGTCTACGGTACCAAGCACACCAAGGTCTTCCTTTTCAACCTCTGATAATATCCATCCCCTTCCTTTCCCTGCAG GTGTTTGGTTGTATGGGGCTAAAGACAAAAAAGATAACATTCATACAAGGTGCAGTGCTATATCCAAGCCTCGCGCTCAAG ATTTGTTTCAACAACAAAATGGTCTGCCATTGATAAACTGGCCTCACGATATTGTGGAGGATGACGCAGAAGAAGATGCTGCTAAG gTCTCTGTAGCAAAGGAAATAAGCAAGCGTGCCAAAACTATTAAAGCAATGCTGGATATGATGGAGGATGGAGAGATAAGCATCTCAGCATATGACACCGCATGGGTTGCTCTTGTGGAAGATATTAATGGGAGTGGCCTTCCCCAATTCCCATCTAGCCTTCAGTGGATTGCCAACAATCAGCTTCCAGATGGTTCGTGGGGTGACGCGGGAATATTTTTGGCGCATGATAGGTTGATTAATACGCTAGCTTGCGTGGTAGCATTGAAATCTTGGAACTTACATCGAGATAAATGCGAAAAAG ggatgttattttttagagaCAACTTATGCAAGCTTGAAGATGAAAATGCTGAGCACATGCCTATTGGATTTGAAGTTGCTTTCCCTTCACTTCTTGCGATAGCCAAAAAATTAGACATCGAAGTTCCGGATGATTCTACTTTCCTTCAAGAGATTTATGCCAGGAGAAATTTAAAGCTGAAAAG GATTTCCAAGGACATAATGCACAATGTGCCCACAACCCTACTCCATAGCTTGGAAGGAATGCGAGGTCTGGACTGGAAACAGCTTATAAAATTGCAGTGCCTAGATGGGTCATTCTTATTCTCTCCATCCTCTACTGCCTTCGCACTCAGTCAAACTAAAGATAAAAAGTGCTTGGAATATTTGAATAAGGCGGTCCAAAGATTCAAAGGGGGAg TTCCCAATGTCTACCCGGTTGACTTATTTGAGCATATCTGGGTTGTGGATCGCCTGCAGCGTCTTGGAATCTCAAGATATTTCGTCTCAGAGATCAATGAATGTGTCGATTATATTCAtag ATATTGGACTGAAAATGGCATCTGTTGGGCGAGAAATTCTAATGTCCATGATATTGATGACACGGCCATGGGATTCAGGATACTTAGATTACATGGGCACCGGGTTTCTGCCG ATGTGTTCAAGCATTTTGAGAAAGGCGGTGAATTTTTCTGCTTCGCAGGGCAGTCAACAGGTGCTGTTACGGGAATGTTCAACCTGTATAGGGCTTCTCAGGTTCTGTTTCCGGGAGAGAAGATACTTGAGGATGCCAAGGAATATTCATTCGAATTCCTAAGGGAAAAACAAGCTGCTAATGAACTTCTAGATAAGTGGATTATAACGAAGGACTTGCCCGGAGAG GTGGGTTTTGCATTGGAGATTCCATGGTATGCGAGCTTGCCTCGAGTGGAGACTAGATTCTTCATAGAACAGTATGGTGGCGAGGACGACGTGTGGATTGGCAAGACCCTTTACAG AATGTCATATATAAACAACAGTGAGTATCTCCAGCTGGCAAAATTAGACTACAACAACTGCCAAGCATTACATCGCATTGAATgggaaaattttcaaaa GTGGTATGAAGAATGTAATCTAAGAGATTTCGGGATAAGCAGAAGAACCCTTATCTTCTCTTACTTTTTGGCAGCAGCCAGTATCTTTGAGCCGGAAAGGTCCAAAGAGCGACTTGCATGGGCTACCACTACAGTCTTGCTCGACGTTGTCGGCTCTTATTTCCCTGAGAATCATGACAATTCTAGCGAGCAGAGGAGAGCCTTCATACATGAATTCAGTTACGGTATTAGCATAAATGGAAG GAGGTCGGGTAGAAAGAAGACAAGGCAGGAGCTCGTTAAGCTGCTGCTTGGAACCCTAAATCAGCTCTCTTTTGGCGCATTAGTGGTTCACGGTCGAGACATTAGCCACAGTTTACGCCATGCT TGGGAAAAGTGGCTCTTGATCTGGGAATTGGAAGGAGATAGACGCCAAGGGGAAGCAGAACTACTAGTGCAAACAATAAATCTCACCGCTGGCTATTTGGTCTCCGAGGAGCTCTTGGCCCATCATCCTCAATATGAACAACTCGTCGACCTGACAAACAGAACATGCTATCAACTTGATCattacaagaaaaacaag GTACATTACAATGGAAGCTACAGCACTATTACCAGTAATACTGACAGAATTACAACCCCACAAATAGAATCAGACATGCAAGAACTTGTGCAGTTAGTAGTCCAAAATCCCTCAGATGGAATAGATTCTAATATCAAGCAAACGTTCCTTCAAGTAGCCAAGAGTTTTTATTATTCTGCGATCTGTGATCCTGGGACTCTCAACTATCACATAGCTAAAGTGCTCTTTGAGAGAGTGCCTTGA